In Eretmochelys imbricata isolate rEreImb1 chromosome 14, rEreImb1.hap1, whole genome shotgun sequence, a genomic segment contains:
- the SLC25A19 gene encoding mitochondrial thiamine pyrophosphate carrier encodes MVGYDPKSEVKSISAVEVAVAGSASGFVTRALISPVDVIKIRFQLQIEQLSPRNPLAKYYGILQTAHRICHEEGPTAFWKGHVPAQLLSVSYGAVQFVTFECLTELVHNATSYNTRNCIVHFVCGGLAACTATMTVQPLDTLRTRFAAQGEPKVYRNLRHAVVTMYQTEGPLTFYRGLTPTIIAVFPYAGLQFSFYNLLQQLYKWVMPSEGRNAGNVKNLVCGSCAGVISKTLTYPFDLFKKRLQVGGFEQARAAFGQVRTYKGLMDCAGQIVREEGPVGLFKGLSPSLLKAALSTGFTFFWYEFFCNLLYALKDTGSTKG; translated from the exons ATGGTCGGCTATGACCCCAAATCTGAAGTGAAGTCCATCTCCGCTGTGGAGGTGGCTGTGGCAGGATCTGCATCTGGGTTTGTCACTCGGGCTCTAATCAGCCCTGTGGATGTCATCAAGATTCGCTTTCAG CTTCAGATTGAACAACTCTCCCCCAGAAACCCACTGGCTAAATATTATGGCATCTTGCAAACGGCGCACCGGATCTGCCATGAGGAAGGGCCAACAGCATTCTGGAAGGGGCATGTGCCCGCTCAGCTTCTCTCAGTCAGCTATGGAGCTGTCCAG TTTGTGACCTTTGAGTGCCTGACGGAATTGGTGCACAATGCCACATCATACAACACCCGCAACTGCATCGTGCACTTTGTGTGTGGCGGCCTGGCTGCTTGCACTGCCACCATGACAGTTCAGCCTCTTGACACACTACGCACCCGCTTTGCTGCTCAGGGCGAGCCTAAG GTTTATCGAAATCTTCGTCATGCTGTGGTGACCATGTACCAAACAGAAGGGCCTCTGACCTTCTACAGGGGTTTGACCCCCACTATCATCGCTGTCTTTCCATATGCTGGTCTCCAGTTTTCCTTTTACAATCTCCTGCAACAATTGTATAAATGGGTGATGCCATCGGAAGGAAGGAATGCAG GTAATGTTAAAAACCTCGTGTGTGGCAGCTGTGCCGGAGTTATCAGCAAAACCCTTACTTACCCTTTTGACCTATTTAAAAAGCGGTTGCAGGTGGGAGGCTTTGAGCAGGCCCGGGCAGCCTTTGGGCAG GTGCGGACGTACAAGGGTTTAATGGACTGTGCTGGGCAAATTGTGCGAGAGGAGGGGCCTGTTGGATTGTTTAAGGGTCTCTCCCCCAGCTTGCTGAAGGCTGCTCTCTCTACTGGCTTCACCTTCTTCTGGTATGAGTTCTTCTGCAACCTGCTGTATGCCCTGAAGGACACTGGCAGCACTAAGGGGTAG